The DNA window CGCCGAGGACAGCGAGACGAAGAACCACAAGAATCTGGCGGAGGCCCTGAAGGACGGATCGTTCTCGATCGGTCTGACCTGGCGGCTCGAGGACGTCTCGGATGACGCGGCGCCGATGGATGCTTTCGCATCGAAACTGAGAACCGCCGCCCGCTACAACTCCGGTCAGTTTCGTTGGTTCTCGGTCAAGGTCGAATTCGAGGATGTCACCGATCTGGGTGCGCGGTTGAAACATGACAACGGTGGCGCCGGCAGCCTGAGCAACGGCGTCGTTGGCCGCCCGAAGATCGTCGATCCGGAGGTGACGGAAGTCCAGCAGGCCAGCCTCTCCTATCACGGCTTGCATGATACGACCGTGACCGTCGGCCGTCAGGAGTTCGGCCTCGGCAACCAACGATTCATCGGCCCTGTCGGCTGGCGCATGAATCACCAGTCCTATGACGGGGTTCGGATCGATCAGTCCTCGATACCGCGGACGGACCTCACCTACGTCTATCTCGATCGAGCCAACGCGATCACGGGTGCCGGACGCGGGATGGGAAGCCATCTCCTGCAGGTGAAGATCGACACCGACGACTGGGGCACGGTCTCCCCCTACTGGTTTGACGTGGACTTCGACGACATGGCAAGCGCCGGCCAGTCGACCTCGACGTTCGGGGCTAGCTGGGATGGGGCCATCAGGACCGGAGAATGGAAGCTGCCCTTCCGCGTCGAGCTAGCCCAGCAACAGGAGTCCGGCGATAACCCCGCGTCGGTCGATGCCGGTTATCGACACCTGATGATCGGTGCCAAACGTGAAAACTGGTCGATCGCGATTGGCCAGGAGGTTCTAGAGGGCAATGCGGTCGATGGTGCCTTCACGACGCCGCTTGCGACCCTGCATGCGTTCAACGGCTGGGCCGACAAGTTTCTTGGAACGCCCGGCAACGGACTGGAAGACCTTTACCTGTCTGTCGGCTATACGCTTGACGCGCTGACGACCAAGCTGATCTTCCATGACTTCTCGGCGGAATCTGCGGGACCCGACCATGGATCCGAGATCGACGGCGTCGTTTCCTACAAGTCGTCGTGGGGACAGGTGTTTGCGGTCAAGTTCGCGCTGTTCAGCGCCGACAACGCCAGCCCGCTGACGGATGCCGACAAACTCTGGTTCTTTACGTCCTATCGTTTCTGATTCGAGTGAGTTGAGCCTCCAGTTCCGCGATGCGTGCGTGAAGCGGTGCAACCAACTCCGTCACTTCCGCCTCGGTAAATCGGGGCGTGATGTGCTGCGGGCAGTTGATGTCCCACGCGACGATATCGAAGCAGATCGCCTGCTCGGGACGGCCCTTGTAGTCCTGGTCGGTCAACCGTTCCAGTAACTGATCGTCACCCTCGACGATCCGCGCCGTACCCCAGATCTTGATGCGACGACGATTGGGATAGTCCATCGCAAAGATGCAGGCCTTCGGGTTCTCGATCAGGTTGCCCTGGCTTATGTATTGACGGTTGCCGATGAAGTCGGCCAGCCCCAGAGTCTTCTCGTCCAGGACCTTGACGAACCCGACCTTGCCACCGCGATGCTGGATGTAGGGTTGTCCCTCGGCGTTGGCCGTCGCCAGATAGATCGAATCCCGGACTGCCAGGAACTCCGCAAGATCCGGCGTGATCGTCGTCTGCCAACCGGCGTTCTCTTCCATTCGCGCGTAGCTCTGTCGTGAGCCCTTGCGCTCCTGGATCGACTTGACCGTCGACGTGAAGGCCACGTCACTTGGATAACGCTCACTCACTCTCGGCACCCCATTCTTGGCGGTTGCCTAATTGTATCGCAGCGCGCGAAACCTCAGACTTCCGACAAAGCCCGCCATCAATAACGCGATCAGTGCAGGCACGGGAGACCCGGAACCGCTGATCAGATGGCTCGCGACGGCCCCCAACATGACGACGAAGATCAGACCTGCGCCGAAGAGTGCCGTCCGCGGAATGAAAACGAGGATCGCGCCGATGACCTCCAGAATGCCGATCAACGGCACCATCGCCAACGGCAGCCCCAGATCGCTGAACATCGTCTCGAAGGCCGCACGGGCCATGAATTTTTGCGCGCCCGCCAACAGAAACCAGAGCCCGAGAAGGACACTGACGATGATCACGGGAATCTTGAAACCACGGGGCATGACGGCCTCCTTGCCGGAGCAAACCGGTTGGCGTACGCGCTCATGAGTAACGACTAGTGACCTAATTGTACGTTACATTATGGTGAGAGTTTCGATATGAGCCCCGCTCCGCGTCTCTCCAACCTGCAGTTCCTGGTCCTGGGCACGCTACTTCATGGCCCGCGGCCCGGGCGGGAGATCCGGGACGAGCTTCATCGCTTTGGCGCCAAACCCATGCGTGAGGGCTGGCAACGATGGCTGAGTGTTTTGGGTCGATTGCTGCCACGGCGGAACCGGGAGTTCATCTTCGAACCGGCTCTTTTCGGAGCGATTATCGTCCTCCGCGGGTCCTACGGACCGTAGCCCCAACGGAACCCCAAAAAAGATCATTTCAGGCGACAGTTTCTCTTTCCCGGCATGGCTGTTTAGGCTAGGCTGCACGCGATATCGGTAACTGAGACGTCGTGACAAAGATCGCAAGCCACCCACCTGCGCCCGCGTCGAGTTCACCGCTCGCGACGCTCTCGCGTGTCGTCACGGTCATGGGGCTACTGCTGGTCTTCCTGGTCGGCGTCAAGTGTCTCGGCGGCGGCTTCAAGATGCTGGGCCACGACGTCCTCGACTCGTTCTTCGCGGCGACGTCCAATCCGTTCATCGCCCTGATGGTCGGTATCCTCGCGACGACCCTCGTCCAGAGTTCCTCGGTGACCACGGCGATGATCGTCGGCCTCGTGGCCGCACCCGATAACCCGTTACCCATCGCCAACGCCGTCCCGATGATCATGGGTGCCAACATCGGAACGACCGTCACCAACACGATCGTCTCGATGGCCCACATGGGGCGTCCGGAGGAGTTCCGCAGGGCATTCTCCGTCGCGACCTGTCATGACTTCTTCAACTACATGATCGTGGTCACCCTGTTGCCGCTGGAGCTCATGACTGGATTCCTGCGCCGATCGGCGACCGGTCTTGCGGATCTTCTCGGGGATATCAGCGGCGTCAAGTACGAGAGTCCGCTGAAGAGCCTCCTGAAGAAGCTGGTCGCACCGATCAAGGATGGCGCCGCCGCACTCTCGGATGCGGAGCAGATTCAGGGAATTATCATTATCCTCGTCAGCGCGGTGCTGATCTTCGTGTCGCTGTGGCTGCTGGTAA is part of the Acidobacteriota bacterium genome and encodes:
- a CDS encoding Na/Pi symporter, with the protein product MTKIASHPPAPASSSPLATLSRVVTVMGLLLVFLVGVKCLGGGFKMLGHDVLDSFFAATSNPFIALMVGILATTLVQSSSVTTAMIVGLVAAPDNPLPIANAVPMIMGANIGTTVTNTIVSMAHMGRPEEFRRAFSVATCHDFFNYMIVVTLLPLELMTGFLRRSATGLADLLGDISGVKYESPLKSLLKKLVAPIKDGAAALSDAEQIQGIIIILVSAVLIFVSLWLLVRTLRAVLQTRVEVSLNRVLGSSIVLSVIVGIIVTVMVQSSSITTSLLVPLAGAGVITARQAFPITVGANIGTTVTALLASMAVSGENAEAGIIIALVHLGFNLSGTFLVLPFPRIRAIPVRFSTMLAESAVRSKKWPIFYVIMLFYILPAIFAFLFR
- a CDS encoding DoxX family protein, whose product is MPRGFKIPVIIVSVLLGLWFLLAGAQKFMARAAFETMFSDLGLPLAMVPLIGILEVIGAILVFIPRTALFGAGLIFVVMLGAVASHLISGSGSPVPALIALLMAGFVGSLRFRALRYN
- a CDS encoding pyridoxamine 5'-phosphate oxidase family protein — encoded protein: MSERYPSDVAFTSTVKSIQERKGSRQSYARMEENAGWQTTITPDLAEFLAVRDSIYLATANAEGQPYIQHRGGKVGFVKVLDEKTLGLADFIGNRQYISQGNLIENPKACIFAMDYPNRRRIKIWGTARIVEGDDQLLERLTDQDYKGRPEQAICFDIVAWDINCPQHITPRFTEAEVTELVAPLHARIAELEAQLTRIRNDRT
- a CDS encoding alginate export family protein, with product MKCVKLTALITLMFCCLVPVAAEDSETKNHKNLAEALKDGSFSIGLTWRLEDVSDDAAPMDAFASKLRTAARYNSGQFRWFSVKVEFEDVTDLGARLKHDNGGAGSLSNGVVGRPKIVDPEVTEVQQASLSYHGLHDTTVTVGRQEFGLGNQRFIGPVGWRMNHQSYDGVRIDQSSIPRTDLTYVYLDRANAITGAGRGMGSHLLQVKIDTDDWGTVSPYWFDVDFDDMASAGQSTSTFGASWDGAIRTGEWKLPFRVELAQQQESGDNPASVDAGYRHLMIGAKRENWSIAIGQEVLEGNAVDGAFTTPLATLHAFNGWADKFLGTPGNGLEDLYLSVGYTLDALTTKLIFHDFSAESAGPDHGSEIDGVVSYKSSWGQVFAVKFALFSADNASPLTDADKLWFFTSYRF